Proteins encoded in a region of the Hippopotamus amphibius kiboko isolate mHipAmp2 chromosome 11, mHipAmp2.hap2, whole genome shotgun sequence genome:
- the GRP gene encoding gastrin-releasing peptide isoform X2: MRGREFPLVLLALVLCQAPRGPAAPVSAGGGTVLAKMYPRGNHWAVGHLMGKKSTEESPYVYEGRRLKEQLREYIQWEEATRDLLSLLEAKGARSHQPPLQEPLGIRQFTWDSEDSSNFKDTVFSIIQVLSLKEGTPS, from the exons ATGCGTGGCCGCGAGTTCCCGCTCGTCCTGCTGGCGCTGGTGCTCTGCCAGGCGCCCCGGGGGCCGGCCGCCCCGGTGTCGGCGGGCGGAGGGACCGTGCTGGCCAAGATGTACCCGCGCGGCAACCACTGGGCGGTGG GACACTTAATGGGAAAAAAGAGCACAGAAGAGTCCCCATATGTTTATGAGGGAAGGAGACTGAAGGAACAGCTGAGGGAGTACATTCAATGGGAAGAAGCTACAAGGGATTTGCTAAGCCTCCTAGAAGCGAAGGGGGCCAGAAGCCATCAGCCACCTCTACAGGAGCCCCTGGGCATTCGCCAGTTTACTTGGGATTCAGAGGACAGCAGCAACTTTAAAGACACAG TATTTTCCATAATCCAA GTTCTCAGCCTGAAGGAAGGAACACCCAGCTGA
- the GRP gene encoding gastrin-releasing peptide isoform X1 — protein MRGREFPLVLLALVLCQAPRGPAAPVSAGGGTVLAKMYPRGNHWAVGHLMGKKSTEESPYVYEGRRLKEQLREYIQWEEATRDLLSLLEAKGARSHQPPLQEPLGIRQFTWDSEDSSNFKDTGSKLKGSQPEGRNTQLN, from the exons ATGCGTGGCCGCGAGTTCCCGCTCGTCCTGCTGGCGCTGGTGCTCTGCCAGGCGCCCCGGGGGCCGGCCGCCCCGGTGTCGGCGGGCGGAGGGACCGTGCTGGCCAAGATGTACCCGCGCGGCAACCACTGGGCGGTGG GACACTTAATGGGAAAAAAGAGCACAGAAGAGTCCCCATATGTTTATGAGGGAAGGAGACTGAAGGAACAGCTGAGGGAGTACATTCAATGGGAAGAAGCTACAAGGGATTTGCTAAGCCTCCTAGAAGCGAAGGGGGCCAGAAGCCATCAGCCACCTCTACAGGAGCCCCTGGGCATTCGCCAGTTTACTTGGGATTCAGAGGACAGCAGCAACTTTAAAGACACAGGTTCAAAACTCAAAG GTTCTCAGCCTGAAGGAAGGAACACCCAGCTGAACTGA